The Acropora muricata isolate sample 2 chromosome 4, ASM3666990v1, whole genome shotgun sequence genome contains the following window.
GTTAATTATAATTTGAcaatatttgggtatttgtattGCGAGCGCCATTCCCATTCTTGATCTCGCTCTCTTGCTAAATCAACCTAACATGATGCTAGGTGGAAGAATGATAGAAACGAGGTTTTCATGCTGTTTTCAGGTCGACGAACACTGGCTTCCTGTGAAAGTTTTGTTACTCTGTGATTTATTCAAGTGCAGTGTCTAACCGAGCAATTTTTCCTCAGTTCGTCTTGCAAATTTGGACAGAAATTCTCACATTGCGTGGTTACCAGTTGCCCAGCCCAAAAGCCAAGGGAGAAGTCCTGGGAGCGATGTTTTTGGCGGGCGTTAAACATAAAGCAATCTTTCGTGCGACTTATCGGACAATTTTGTCGTGAAAGACGTTGCGTGACAAGTTGTTTGAAACGTTTCTTGCAACTTCTTTCACAACTAGGTTAACTGAAGTTTTTAAATTGAAGGACAAGTACCTGGAAGGTTGTTACACAGAGCAATGTTCTGCTCACTTGACCGCTTTCCATGACACCAAAGCGGCAATTTCATCGACTGATGATACAAACCGCGGCGCAGGAAGTTGTAGGCCGATGTTTCAGTCagcaatatttgaaaaattgttttaggaGACGTTGCAACCAGTGTTGTGAAAAAATGAATTGGACTCTACTTTTGCTTGCATTGCAGATAACTTAATCAACCGAAAATGATCGCTGCCAGTAAAAGGGGACGTTTGAACTTACATGACTAATATCCCCACAGTTTCAAAGAGTAGGTCTTAATGCTTGTTGAGCCAAAGATCGCCTCGTCGACAAAATCGTATTCTAATTGGCTCCCCTCCAAGAAAGAAGCCGGATTCGCTTCGGTTAGTGCCATCCCGTGATCTGCTCGACCACAATAGGTCCCTCCTCCACCAATCATCAACACTGCTGCATCACCATCACCCCAGTCGCACCAGAAACCGACCTGTGTTGCCTTTTGAAGTGATCCATTGCACGTAGCTTGTCCGAATCCATCGGTCGCTTGAAACGGACCTGCATATTGAACAGTACAATTTCCTTGGCAGCCATCGCTTGCCCAAACTGTACCATTTCCAAAGTTACCATAACTGGTGATTTTCGCTCGGAATGTGAGTCCACCCAGACAGTCACCAGTAGTCTTCAATAATGCGGTGTGTGTAATCACCACGCGTGATTTTGAATTGGCTCCCTTTGACCAACCAGAATGCTGGCAAGAGCAGGTCTGCGTTGACTGCGGGGTCCGCTATATCTCCAACCCCTACACTCTTATCTTACCACCACTCTCCACTGTCTTCCATCCACTTTTTGGCATCATTGTTTGAGAACCGAGCAATGAGAGTCCAAGCTTGAACAGAACTTGTCATGTCACAATAagccttaaaaaagaaaagataatatTTTCATCATCGTTCCCAGAGATATTAGAGGGTCGATTATACGGGGTCGTACATTCCGTAGACCGCCATATTTTGCTCCTTCGAAACCGCAAACCGCTTTCGTTTTCTTCTAAAAACCGACACCGCCCTGCAGGTAGGACGATTATCCTCATAACCGATCTTTTAACAGCACGTAGCAAATTCTTTGCGATATGTTAGCTCAATAATCGTAGTTCTCCTCACAAAGACCACAAGATATTAAACAAATTGTTTTTATATAACTCCGTTCAGTAACCAGCGAGCCGGTTTATAACGAATTGTACAAGTACAAGTTTTTAGGGCTGGGTGTGTTGTCTGTTCTTATGTGGTCTTTCTAACATGGATTTTACCTTTACCATGGAATGATCTCAACCCAGGACAGAGGCATTCTGATATGCGGCAGGGATCTAGCAAGCCGATCAGCAATGTAAATTGAAGACCATTGAATTTGGAGTGGGGTCTCTTTTTTGCGGCAAAAACAGGAGTATAGTCATTCCAGTACAATATTCACCTCATCTCAGGCTCAAACTACGTTCCCTTTGCCGAATTATAAGCTGTTAAAGAATGGCAGAATTGAAGGACTGTAAGTCTTATGAAAATTACGattatatgaataaaattaagTCTTACGATGTCAATAAACAAACTAAATCTTTAAGCTGCTGCAATTTGTGCAAAGAACGAGGCAGCTTTATGCGAAATTTTTCCTTACGGATAAAATCCTTTGGTGCTGCCCCAGGCTTCTAAAAGAAGGCAACTGGTTTAATTGTACCGACATTCGCCACATCGTCCGCCATCTTTCCACGTGCTTTCGTGACCCTTTCGAAGCTTTGAAGCCTGGCCTTATGTCAAATTACCTCTCCACCCCCCTTTACGTGGCCGGGGACAGAGAGGGAAGCCCTGACTGACTTGGTCTAGCCCTAAAAGGCAATCCTTTGTTAAAGAGAGAATCTTTAAGCAAGAGAAAGTTACCGCTCAGTCTTCTGAGCCTCTTAACTCTGTTTGAATAACCGCCACAAAAACACGCAAAAACCGAAATTTATGATTTCCCGCAACCGCACGATAATTTCTTAACCGTAAACCGTCAGATAAATGTGAATGAAACAGCAAACCGGCACTCAAAATTGGCTGAAACCGCCGGACTATAATAGACCCTCATATTACGCCTAAGCCAGAATCGCCAAATATTTGCAAACATTGCTTGACTTTTTAACGTTTCTCACAACCTCTTGAGCAAGACCTGTAAAACGAGAATAGTAACTTGCTTGCTTGCTTACAAATGTAATGACGAAGGCGGCTCTTTCTTCATGAACCCGGTCAGAGTTGAATCTCGTGACTTCACAGACGGTAATCGGATGCCAAGTCATTCCACTGAGGTATCATATTCTCAttcaaaagattgaaatttttcgtTATTGTCCAATGGCGCTCACCTGAAATGAAGTGGAGTTCGTCGGTAACGTGTATAGCCCGTCACTAGGATTGAGATTTTTCTGCTTTCCATCTGTAAGTATACCTAAAGCAAAGCAATGAAAATTGATACGACTCACACCAACTAACATGACTATGGCTGTGGTTTTAATGACAAACGAGGACGAGACACTGATCTAAAAAAGGGGCTGGATGGAGCAACATATTGTTTGCACGGGCCAACATTTGAAGCCACGTTAATATTATTGCgccatcttggtgagaccacCTTACTCGCCACAGCTATGGATGTGCGGTGTTAAGATTATGAATATAAAACATGCAAACCGTTAATACAAAATCCTTGCTGGCATCCAAACCGTCGATCTTCTATCGATACTTTCCCAAATGATGGTCTCACAACAAAGGGGTCTCACCAAGATGGTCGTCGTAAGTTAGTTGgcttcaaaaaagaaacaataaaagctCGATCAAGTCTCGTTCTTGGATCAGTGGAACAGTTCTTAGATCAGTGGAACAGGAGCTGTGAGAAGAGGGTTGATTATACGtgttataggcgaatctttgctgacgttattgtttacatttttcctcattagcatacgacttacctcaTAGAAGCCGTGGTCGTATATATGAGcttaatgcaaaagttgaaagagctgattaagttgagcgatttgtgcaattttcagctctttgcaagcagtattgaaggaaatatcagacatcaaaaactgcgaaattgctgggtggcaaaaaagttaatgagccatacatcccctgtaaaatttcgagtttttagaagagaatttctcctaGACCATCCAATGTATTGTagtcaaattttcagagaaaacaaaaacttttatgccctttcaatattcagagtttttattttattagcgtcgtTAGaaagtgataagcatatgttaataaggcaaaaagtgtaaacaaagattcgcctatacgtACAGCACGCACCTTAGTCCATGTCTTTGACGTACTCAGTAAACGATCACGTCAGATTACTTCAATAGAGGTTCGGAAGTCGCGCGAAGCTGGGATTAGTGAACCCATCACTGtcatcacttttttttctttatttcgttcAGCGTGGGCGCCTTTATAACTTTTCCTCACTCAGCCAAAGATTTGACGTCAATGCAGAAATGTACCAGTCAATTCCAAAACCGCCCattccccccctccccccgcggcatttggcttttttgaaaaattttggtcaAATTCCCCGCTCTGTTGCCTGTTTAGACGATCAAATGTCCCACCCGTTACAGGTTTAAAGAGGGTTAAATCCCTCACCCTCAACCCTGAGGTCTGTGAATTGGAATCTCTTCATTTTAATGGTGAGAAGTTATTGTGGTCGAATGACCTGAAATCGCTTAAGAATTTCGTGGTTAATGCTTTAAAACTGCAAGGGAAGTGGCTGACGCCTAGTGGAAATACAAGTTAGTGGAATTAGTACGAAGGAAGCTGGGAACGTCAACGGATTTGCAAGCTCCTGAACTCTTGGTATCAACCGagcaaacatttaaaaatggtTTCTTACTTACaattagcacaattttcacgttttgcctttgaagagtgtcattccgaactttgtggcgtgtttagtattcctcggaatggcattttctttcattaaattaatttcgtTTTCTGACATCTGCGGAGGTCAtcatagcggaatatgacgccattctcgaccaatgagagcgcgaggatttctataatcacgtgagtaattatactaaatgtatatgtatatatatatatatatatatacatacatttatttatttattttttctttgatgaaacATGAAACATGTTCTGTTAATTAACGAgactaaggcccggttcagacgccgctccactcatgtgccgaacctaattgaattaggttcgactttggagcgacattggcgcgacaactgattcagacggcgcactgcgtgtcgaacctaatgtaggagtacatcatgggaagattgtacattgtcataattaatacatttggttcggcacatgggaagagcgccgtatgaatcaggtgccgctccagtgtcgaataatgcggcagaccttgtcgaacttaacaacgttgccgcacctaattaaaactgccgtaccgaattgattcagacgccgctcttttgccggacttaattcatcaattaggttcggcacatgagtggagcggcgtctgaactgGGCCTAAATTAGACTCAACGGTACTTAGGAATGTATTCTGGAGCAATCCACCGAACAACATAGTCAACTGACATTCATAATCTTTTACGGTGGTTTAGCATCAATTTCGATGAATTAAAATTGTAGTCAGAACAATAAATATGATGTTAGACTCTGTAAAATAATAGGAAGTTCTGTACGTATGAGTTTTCCCTCctcgaaataattttttaaCGGTATGATTAATTTCATAGCCATGCATATGTAGTTAAACTGGCTTGTGGCTAGTGAGATGTTTTTATCGTAGCTTGTTAATTCAGTCATAGCCTTGCATATGTAGTTATGCTCGCTTGTGGCTagtgatatgtagttatcctAGCTTTTTCTATTATGGccagtcatatgtagttatgctgGCTTTGGCTagtgatatgtagttatcctAGCTTTGTTCTTTTAGGGCCAGGCATATGTAGTTATGCTGGCTTTGTTTTTCTATTCTGGCATCAAGGGTCAACCAACGCGTCGTCTTTGTGTCTTGACATGGTTTTGTGCCCAccacgttgttttaaaaaatttctTACCTGCTTTCCCCTTTTGCTCTTCTAGTTTAAAGTTAGTCTTTCCGTATGCCgggcttccttttctttttgtttttgggttGCAGATTGTCATCATGCCGAAAGCGAAATTCACTCGCTGTACAGCTATCTCAACTGCCCCCGCGAAACGAAGCAGCCCTCGAGCTAGTGTCCAAGCCAACAGTGCGGCAGTGCTGGCTGTTCCTGCTAGGACACAGGGTCCACACAAGTCGAGGCTGTCGCAGTAGCATCCGATCCTGCTGGCCCTACCCATTCAAATGGGCCTGTGCAACCTATGTTATCTCCGCAGTTTATGGAGAACCTAATAAACCGAGTTGCAGTTGAGGTTTCTCGTCGTTTATCTCCTGCTGAGGTTTCCAGCACGCCGTCTCCTTCAGCACTATCAACTTTACAGGAAGTTCCAGTTAGTTCCCCAGTTGGCCAGAATACTGCTGAGGTTGCATCCACAGTTGTTCAACAGAGCTTGGCTAATGCCTCGACTGCCTTGACGGGTCTGATCCCCCAAGTTTCAGCATCTAACCCAGTGCCAGGTCAGTTGTTTCATTCTGTGAGCTTACCAGTGGATGCCCGGCTATCAGAAAAAATGCGGGCCAAAATTTGGAAGGATGAATATGTAGACTTTGGTTCATTACTTGTCAACCCTGTGTTGGTTGATCAATATCAAATAACCATTAATAATTCAGACAGCAGTTTTACCCCATCTCTTTGCCTTGAACCATTGGCTAAGCACAAAAAGGTTACGACAATTGAAACATGGTTAAGTAGTTTTCACGTTTTTGTTGGGGCTTACACAAAACAATTCCCTCATGAGGCCCCCGCCCTCATGAAATATGGGGAGATAATTCAGGACTTGGCTGGGAGGGGCCACAACTGGAAATTTTATGACGAAAATTTTCGTTTTCTGAGGCAGACACACCATGCCGCTCTTCCGTGGGATCAAATCCATGGTGAATTGTGGCTTAAGTCACAGGTTTCCCTGCGTCGACCACTTCAAAACTCAGCTCCTCCACCAAAAGGAAAGGCAGATTTTGTCCCAAAAGGatattgttttaatttcataAGGATCGCAAGTGCCTTCCTAGTTGCACTTTTAAGCACCTTTCCTACAGGTGTGAGGGGTCTCAcccaatttcaaaatgtaatttTTGTGGCTCATCGAAAATTGCCAGTTTGCAGCCCAGAACCGCCAAGTCCTCCCCATGAGCATCCCAGCCTCCCAACTCCAGTAAAAGTTGAAAGATTAGGTTTTCTCCTCGAGGGTTTCACCCCTTCCCCTGTTGAATTTTTGTTATGTGGTTTTACTCTTGGTTTTCCGGTTCACTTTCAAGGTGACCGCAAATCTAGAACAGCTACGAATTTAATGTCGGCTCTAGACAACCCAGAAGCTGTTGATGCTAAGCTCCAAAAAGAGTTAGAATCACATAGATTGGCAGGCCCTTTTCAATCCCCTCCATTGTCTCCATTCTGGATTTCATCTCTAGGTTCAGGGAGAATTTCGTCTAATACATCATTTGTCTTTTCCACCTGGCCTCTCTGTTAATGATGGCATTTCATCCGATCATACCAGTGTTAAATATGCTACAATTGATGAGGCCATCCAATTGATTAAAAGTGCCAGTCCAGACGTTAAAAATGCATTCCGCACTATCCCCATTCACCCTGATGATTATGGACTCCTGGGGATGCAATGGAGGGGGCAATATTTTTATGACCGATGCATGCCAATGGGTTGTTCCTCTTCCTGCTTGACTTTTGAAACGTTTAGCACAGCTGTGGAATGGATTGCTCGTAATAAGCTGCAAATTGATTACATTTTACACATCCTCGATGATTACCTCTTAGTTGCTCCTACTGAGCAACTCTGTCAACAacagctggatttgtttttgTCGCTTTGCTCTTACCTGGGTATTCCCATAGCGCCAGATAAGACTTGTGGTCCATCCACTACCATGTCCTTTGCAGGTATTGAATTAGACTCCATTTTTTTAGAGGCTCGTCTGCCTCATGATAAGATTGAAAAATGTATTTCCCTGATCTCAGTTTTTCTCCACCACAAAAAGGTCACCTTAAAGGAGGTACAGTCCCTCAATGGCCtcttaaattttgcttgttcaGTCATAAGACCAGGACGGGCCTTTTTAAGACGTCTGATTGACCTGACAGTGGGGGTATGTTTACCGAACCATTGCATTAGACTTAATCGTGAGGTAAAGGAGGATCTCAAAACATGGCTTTcctttttattaaatttcaatGGAAGGTATTTTTTCTTGGACGACTTATGGGTCAATTCCTCCAAATTAAATCTTTTTACTGATGCCTCTGGTGCACATGGTTTTGGTGCTATATTTGGGTCCCACTGGTGCTATGGGAAATGGCCTTCTAATTGGGAATACCAGAATATTGCAATTCTAGAGTTTTATCCTATTGTCTTAAGTCTGTACCTTTGGGGCGAGGCCATGAGTAATCAGTGCATATTATTTTTTACCGACAACGAATCCCTGGTGCATGTGATCAATAGGCAAACGTGCAAAGACAAACATTTAATGGCCTTTGTTCGGAAGCTTGTTTCAATATGTTTACATCAcaacattcttttcaaagccaAACACATTCCGGGAATTCATAATAACCAAGCTGATGCTCTGTCTCGCTTGCAGGTGCAGACTTTCAGATATCTAGCCCCAGCTCACATGGACCCCTTGCCTACAGATATTCTCCAGCATCTGCAGCCTCAGAATTGGGTTCAATAGTGTCCATGCTTGCTAAGTCTAGTCTCCAACCTTCCTCTGTTCCAACTTATCGACGCGCCTGGACACATTTTTATAAATTCTTGAACACAATTTTCCAGTCCGTTTCCAACTCCTTTCCCATCTCACCTAATACTCTGGCTCTTTTTATCGCTTACATGTATAACGGACATTATGCTCCATCCACAGTAAGTTCCCATGTGTCCGCTCTCGGCTATTCACACAAATTTCTCGGTTATTCAGATACTACCAAGGTGTTCTTCATCATTCAAATGCTTAAGGGTTATAACAAACTTGGTTCTCGTTTAGATACACGCTTGCCTATTACCCTCCCAGTTCTCCAAAAATTGATTGAGTCTTCGGCTGCACATTCTAATTCCGAGTTTCACTGCTGTCAGTTTAGAGCCATGTGTACAACGGCATTTTTTGCCTTCCTTAGAATCGGTGCGATGACCATAACTCAGCAAAGAACGCTAGCAGTCTTCTACTGCAGGTTCATCATGTCTCTAAATTGGTTGATTCTTCCAATTATCTCGTCGCTCTTAAGATTACTTTTGGCAATTTCAAACACAGCTACAACCAGCGTCCCTTTACAATCTTTT
Protein-coding sequences here:
- the LOC136913790 gene encoding uncharacterized protein, which encodes MGCSSSCLTFETFSTAVEWIARNKLQIDYILHILDDYLLVAPTEQLCQQQLDLFLSLCSYLGIPIAPDKTCGPSTTMSFAGIELDSIFLEARLPHDKIEKCISLISVFLHHKKVTLKEVQSLNGLLNFACSVIRPGRAFLRRLIDLTVGVCLPNHCIRLNREVKEDLKTWLSFLLNFNGRYFFLDDLWVNSSKLNLFTDASGAHGFGAIFGSHWCYGKWPSNWEYQNIAILEFYPIVLSLYLWGEAMSNQCILFFTDNESLVHVINRQTCKDKHLMAFVRKLVSICLHHNILFKAKHIPGIHNNQADALSRLQVQTFRYLAPAHMDPLPTDILQHLQPQNWVQ